The Oncorhynchus nerka isolate Pitt River linkage group LG9a, Oner_Uvic_2.0, whole genome shotgun sequence genome has a segment encoding these proteins:
- the LOC115134727 gene encoding achaete-scute homolog 1b-like, with product METTTITTTQMAQNAYTFGLMERRTTITLHAPAQECALPNDTIAAGYQSKTTVLKRQRSSSPELLRCKRRLSFNGLGYSIPQQLPVAVARRNERERNRVKQVNMGFQTLRQHVPNGAANKKMSKVETLRSAVEYIRALQQLLDEHDAVSAAFQCGVPSPTISNSYSAEPESPHSTCSSDEGSYEPLSSEEQELLDFTTWFDRY from the coding sequence ATGGagactaccaccatcaccaccacgcAAATGGCGCAGAACGCATACACATTTGGACTGATGGAGAGGCGCACCACCATTACTTTGCACGCCCCAGCCCAGGAGTGCGCTCTCCCCAATGACACCATTGCAGCCGGTTACCAAAGCAAGACCACGGTGCTGAAAAGACAGCGCTCCAGCTCTCCGGAGCTCCTGCGCTGCAAGCGGCGGCTCAGCTTTAACGGACTCGGCTACTCCATCCCCCAGCAGCTGCCCGTAGCCGTGGCCCGGCGGAACGAGCGCGAGAGGAACCGGGTCAAACAAGTCAACATGGGCTTCCAGACGCTGCGTCAGCACGTGCCCAACGGGGCAGCCAACAAGAAGATGAGCAAAGTGGAGACACTGCGGTCCGCGGTGGAATATATCCGAGCCCTGCAGCAGCTACTAGACGAGCATGATGCAGTGTCTGCCGCCTTCCAGTGCGGGGTGCCTTCCCCTACCATCTCCAACAGCTACTCGGCCGAGCCGGAGTCACCCCACTCCACCTGTTCCTCCGATGAGGGGAGCTATGAGCCCCTGAGCTCCGAGGAGCAGGAGCTGCTGGACTTTACCACCTGGTTCGACAGATACTGA